The Ramlibacter algicola genome segment ACTGCGGAACCGCCGACAACGTGACGTCCGCCATCGTCAGTCCCATCGCGACCAGCAGGGCGCCGATGAACCAGGGATTGGCGCGGCCGGTCCGCGCGAGTAACCAGCAGCCCGCACCCGTGGCCAGCGCGAGCAGCGCCAGGCCGCCCGGATCGACCACGCGTGCGCCCGGTTGCGTCGGGTCGAGCCCATGCAGGCCGCTCCAGGCCAGCGCGACGGGGATGGTGATCGTCACGATCAGCAGCCGCAGGCTGTGCGCTGCAGCGACGAGGTCGGTCCGCGCGCCTGCGCGTTCCGCCAGCAGCGTCATCTCCGAGGCTCCGCCGATGGCGCCGGCGAAGTAGCTGGTTGCGCGTTGCTGCTGCGGCGTGCCTTCGAGCCGCCCCCGCACGGCGTGCCCGAGCCAGCGGCCGAACAGCCAGCCGAGCACCAGGCTCCACGCGATGCTCAGCAGCACCGCCCACCACAGGCGGCCGACCAGCGCCGTCACTTGCGGCGTGAAGTAGAGCCCGAGCACGGCCCCGATCACCCACTGCCCCGCATTGCGGAGCGGTGTCCAGCTGGCGGTGGGCGCGCCGAGCACCGAGACAACCGCGGTGGCCACCAGCGGCCCGAGCACCCACGGCAGCGGCGTGCGCAGCCACAGGCACAGCACGGACGCGCCGAACGCCAGCGCGAGCGTGCCGGCCGTGCGGACCGGAAGCGATGGGGTCAGGCGTGCTTGCGGATCGCGTCCGCGAGCGTGTTGACCAGCGTGTCGATGTGCGACTTCTCGACGATGTACGGCGGCGCGATCACCAGCACGTCACCGGCGGGACGGACCAGCGAGCCGTTGCGGAAGCACTCGAGGAAGATTTCGTACGCGCGTTTGCCGGGAGCACCGGCGATCGGCGCCAGTTCCACCGCGGCCGCATGCCCCAGGCTGCGGATGCCGATGACGTTGGGCAAGCCCTTGAACGTCGAATGGAACGCGTCGCCCAGCACCTTGCCCATCTCGCCGGCGCGCTGGAACAGCGCCTCCTGCTGGAACAGGTTCAGCGTCGCGACCGCGGCGGCGCACGCGACCGGGTGGCCGGAATAGGTGTAGCCGTGGAAGAACTCGACGACGTGCTCGGGCGCGTCGGTCTTCATCATCGCGTCATAGATCTTCTGGCTGCAGATGACGCCGCCCAGCGGGATCACGCCATTGGTGACGCACTTGGCGAAGTTCAGCATGTCGGGCACGACGCCGAAGTAGTCGGCGGCGAAGTTGGTGCCCATGCGGCCGAAGCCGGTGATGACCTCGTCGAAGATCAGCAGGATGCCGTGCTTGTCGCAGATCTCGCGCAGGCGCTTCAGGTAGCCCTTGGGCGGGATGTACCAGCCGGCCGAGCCCGCGATCGGCTCCACGATGATCGCCGCCACGTTGCTCGGGTCGTGCAGCGGCAGGATGCGCTGCTCCAGCTCGAGCAGCGGATCCTCCTTCCACACCGGTTCCTCGTTGTGGATGTACGCATGGTTCACCGGGTCGTGGATGAACCGCATGTGGTCCACGCGCGGCAGCAGCGAGGTGCCGAACACCTTGCGGTTGGCGGGAATGCCGCCCACGCTCATGCCGCCGAAGCCGACGCCGTGGTAGCCCTTCTCGCGGCCGATGAACAGGTTGCGGTGCCCTTCGCCACGGGCGCGGTGGTACGCGAGCGCCACCTTCATCGAGGTGTCCGCGGCTTCGCTGCCCGAGTTGCAGAACAGCACCTTGTCCAGGTCGCCGGGCGCCATCGCCGCGATCATCTCGGCGGCCTTGAACGCCTTGTCGTTGGAGATCTGGAACGCGGTGGCGTAGTCCAGCGTGTCCAGCTGCTCCTTGATCGCGTCGTTGATCGGCTTGCGGTTGTGGCCCGCACCCACGCACCACAGGCTGGAGATGCCGTCGATGACCTTGCGGCCGTCGTGCGTCGTGAACTCCATGCCGTCGGCCTTCACGAACACGCGCGGTTCCTTGCGGAAGGCGCGGTTCGGCGTGAACGGCAGCCACTGGTTCTCCATGTTGAAGTCGTTGTAGGCCATGTCAGCTCCTGGATGCGGATCGGGACATTGTGGCGCCGTTGCCGGCGCCACGTGCGTGCGGGGGGTTCTTCAGCGGATGGCGCCGAACACCTTCTCCAGGATGGCGCTGCCGGTGCCCACCGGGTCGCGGCGGATCTTCTTCTCCTCGTCGCCGATCACCAGGTAGAGGCCGTCCAGCGCCTTGCGCGTGACGTACTGGTCGATGCTCGCGTCTTCCTTCCTGAGCAGGCCGATGCCCGCGGCCTGGCCCGCGAGCTGGTCGTACTTGGCGGCAAGCCCGACCTTCGAGGTCGCCTGCTTCACCACCGGCAGGAACTGCGTCGTGAGCGGCGAGCGCGTCCGGTCGGCGAAGAAGGTGGTCACCGAGGTCTCGCCGCCGGTCAGGATGTTCTTGGCGTCGGTCACGCTCATCGTCTTCACCGCGTTGACGAGCAGGTTCTTCGCCAGCGGCACCGCGTTCTCGGCGGCGCGGTTGATCGCGAGCTCGAGGTCCTGGACCTGCTGCTTCCTGCCCATCGCCTTGAGCAGCTTGGACGCCTGCTGCAACGCGTCGGGCAGCGGGATGCGCACCTTGGGGTTGGCCCAGAAGCCGTCCTGTTTGCCCAGCAGCTTGACCGCGGTGGTGGCGCCGAGCTCCAGCGCGGTCTTCAGGCCCTTGGTCGCGTCGGCGTCGGTGAGCGAAGCCAGCGCCTGCGCGTGGACGAAAGCTGGCGGCAGCACGAGGACCGGCGTGGTGGCCAGCGCGATGGCGAAGGAGCGGCGTTGCATGGCGGCGGCATCGAATGGGGGACAACGCATGATGCCCTTCCCGCCCGAGCCCAGCAATCGGGAGCGCCCCCTGCGACAATGGCCATCCCATGTCCGACGCCTACATCCTCACCCTTTCCTGCCCGGACAAGCCGGGCATCGTGCACGCCGTCTCGGGCTTCCTGCTGGAGCGCGGCGGCAACATCGAGGAGGCGGCGCAGTACAACGACCACGGCACGGGCCTGTTCTTCATGCGCGTGCGCTTCGCCTGCGGCGCGCTGACCGGCGAGGACCTGCGTGCGCACTTGGCGCAGTTCGCCGAGCCCTACGGCATGCAGTGGAAGCTGCACGCGTCGTCCAAGCCGATGCGCACCGTGATCTTCGTCAGCCGCGAAGGCCACTGCCTGAACGACCTGCTGTTCCGCTGGAAGAGCGGCCTGCTGCCGGTGGACATCGCGGCGATCGTGTCGAACCACCGCGACTTCTACCAGCTCGCGGCCAGCTACAACGTGCCGTTCCACCACACGCCGGTCACCGCCGACACCAAGGCCAAGGCCAAGGTCGAGGCGCGGCAGTTCGAGATCATCGAGTCGGAGCGCGCCGAACTCGTCGTGCTGGCACGCTACATGCAAATCCTGTCGGACGACCTGTGCCGCAAGCTGTCGGGCCGCGCGATCAACATCCACCACAGCTTCCTGCCCAGCTTCAAGGGAGCCAAGCCGTACTACCAGGCGCACGACCGCGGCGTGAAGCTGATCGGCGCGACGGCGCACTACGTGACGGCCGACCTCGACGAGGGCCCGATCATCGAGCAGGACGTCGCGCGCGTGGACCACGCGCACACCGTCGAGCACCTGACTGCAGTCGGCCGCGACACCGAGAGCCAGGTGCTCGCGCGCGCCGTGAAGTGGCACAGCGAGCACCGCGTGCTGCTGAACGGGCACCGCACCGTCATCTTCCGCTGACGCGCCGCGGCCATGGCCCGCATCCCGCCGATCCAGTGCCTGCTCACCTTCGAGGCCCTGGCCCGTCTGCGCTCGGTGACGCAGGCGGCCGAGGAACTGTGCGTCACGCCCAGTGCGGTGAGCCACCGCGTGCGGCAGCTCGAGCAGATCCTGGGCACCAAGCTGTTCGGCCGCTCCGACTTCTCGCTGACCACCGACGGCAGCGAATACCTGGCGCACGTGCGCGAAGGGCTGGCGAGCCTGGAGCGCTTTCCGGGCAGGGACGGCGGCACCGGCAAGCGCAAGCTGCGCGTCGCGGTCACGCCGACGTTCGCGCGCTCGATCCTGATGCCGCGCCTGCGCAGCTTCTTCGATGCGTATCCGGAGATCGATCTCACGCTGCAGGTCTCGATCCCGCTGCTGGACGTGGTGGCCGAAGACGCCGACCTGACGATCCGCTTCGGCACCGGCCGCTATGCGGACGTCGAACACCTGTGCCTTCTCACCGACGAGGTCACGCCCCTGTGTTCGCCCGGCTTCCTGCGCGAGCACGGACCGTTCGACACGCTGGACGACCTGGTGCAGGCGCGCTTGCTGAAGAGCCCGCTCGAACCGTGGCGCACCTGGTTCCTCGCGCACGGGCAGGACGCCGGCGAGCCGGCGGAAGGCTCGTCGTTCAACGACATCGGCCTGATGTGCGACGCGGCCGCGCTGGGCCTGGGCATCGCGCTGGTGCGGCTCAAGCTCGGGCAGCCCTGGCTGGAGTCGGGCGCGCTGGTGCGCGTGTCGCCGCGCAGCGTGCCCAGCCCGCACGCGCACTACCTGTGCTGGCGCACCGGCACCATGGAGCGCTGGGAATGCGCCGCGTTCGCCGACTGGCTGCGCGCCAGCGTCGCGTGAGCGGATGGCGCGCCCGCATTGAATAATCTTCATCCGCGCCCGGCCCGGGTGCGCGACGATCGCCCCATGAACGCTCCCCTCGATCCCGCCGTCGCGTCGCAAGCCGCGCAACTGGAGCGCGTGCTGCCCGCGCTGCGGAAGGTGCTGCCGAACCACGCCTTGCTGTGGCATGACGAGGAAACGCGTCCCTACGAATGCGACGGCCTGACCGCCTACCGGCAGCGGCCGATGGCGGTGGCGCTGCCCGAGACCGAAGCGCAGGTGCAGGGCGTGCTGCGCGCCTGTCACGCGCTGGGCGTGCCGGTGGTCGCGCGCGGCGCCGGCACCGGGCTGTCCGGCGGTGCGATGCCGCATCGCGAGGGCGTCACGCTGTCGCTGGCGAAGTTCAACCGCATCAAGTCGATCGACCCGGCCAGCCGCACCGCCGTCGTCGAATGCGGCGTACGCAATCTCGCGATCAGCGAGGCCGCCGCCGCGTACGGCCTGTACTACGCGCCCGATCCCTCGAGCCAGATCGCCTGCACCATCGGCGGCAACGTCGCCGAGAACTCCGGCGGCGTGCACTGCCTGAAGTACGGGCTCACGCTGCACAACGTGCTGAAGGTGCGCGGCTTCACCGCCGACGGCGAACCGGTCACTTTCGGCAGCGACGCGCTGGACACCAGCGGCTTCGACCTGATGGGCGTGCTGGTGGGCAGCGAAGGCATGCTCGCCGTCACGACCGAAGTCACCGTGAAGCTGGTGCCCAAGCCGCAGCTGGCGCGCTGCATCATGGCCAGCTTCGACGACCTGCGCAAAGCGGGCGACGCGGTCGCCGCCGTGATCGCGGCCGGCATCATCCCCGCGGGCCTGGAGATGATGGACAAGCCGATGACGGCCGCGGTCGAGGACTTCGTGCACGCGGGCTACGACCTGCAGGCCGAAGCCATCCTGCTGTGCGAGAGCGACGGCACGCCCGAGGAAGTCGAGGAAGAGATCGGCCGCATGAGCGAGGTGCTGCGCGGCGCCGGCGCGACCGCCATCGCGGTCAGCCGCGACGAGGCCGAGCGCCTGCGCTTCTGGAGCGGGCGCAAGAACGCGTTTCCCGCGTCCGGCCGCATCAGCCCCGACTACATGTGCATGGACTCGACGATCCCGCGCAAGCGGCTGGCGGACATCCTGCTGGCGATCCAGGACATGGAGAAGAAGTACGGCCTGCGTTGCGCCAACGTGTTCCACGCCGGCGACGGCAACCTGCATCCGCTGATCCTGTTCGATGCGAACGACCCCGACCAGCTGCATCGCTGCGAGCTGTTCGGCGCCGACATCCTGGAGACCAGCGTCGCCATGGGCGGCACCGTCACGGGCGAGCACGGCGTGGGCGTCGAGAAGCTCAACTCCATGTGCGTGCAGTTCGCGCCGGAGGAGCGCGAGCAGATGCTGGGCATCAAGCGCGCGTTCGACGCCAGGGGCCTGCTCAACCCCGGCAAGGTGATCCCGACGCTGCAGCGCTGCGCCGAGTACGGCAAGCTGCTGGTGCGCGGCAACCGCCTGCCGCACCCGGACCTGCCGCGGTTCTGAGCCGCGGACCACCATGAAAGAAGCCGCCCGAGGGCGGCTTCTTCGTTGGGCGTCGCGCGCCGCTCAGGACGGCTTGCAGGACGTGTCGGTCTGCACGATGTCGGGCTGCCCCTTGGGCTTGTCCGCGTCGTCGTCGGAGGACTTGAGCAGCACTTCGACGAACTCGGTGACGTTGTTGGACTCGGTGAGCGCCTGCTGCACCACCGAGGCCGACGCGCCTTCGCCGAGCAGTTCCACGATGCGGTCCGTCAACGTGCCACCGCTGACCGGTGCCGGCGCAGGCGCCGGGGTGGGTGCCGGCGTCGGGGCGGCCGTCGGCGCGGGCGTGGGTGGGGGCGGCGCCGCCGCGATGATCAGCGGACGGAACACGCCACCATCGCTGAGGACCAGCGAGGGCACCAGCTCCGGCGGTGCCGTGGCTGCCTCGAACTCGCTTCCGGCCGTGACGGAGCCCGCGGCGACCATCACGTACGGATCCGGCACGGTGGCCAGCGCCATCTGGCTGCCGCCGTCGACCGCCGGCGGCGGCGACGCCACGGCGGGGATCGCGTTGACCTGCACGCCGCCTCCCAGCGTCAACGCACCGGTGACCACGAGCTGGTCGTGGGTGGTGCCCGGCACCGGTGGCGTGTTGGGCGCCACGTCGAGGACCAGCTTGCCGCCCGATTGCAGCACGAGGTCGCCGAGGATCGTCAGCGCGCCGGGCTGGCCGGCCGCATCGCCGGGGGACAGCACGCCGGCGTTGGCCACGTTGGCCTGCAGCATGCCGGTGCCCTGCACCACGCCGGCCGATCTGTTGACCAGGCTGCCGAGCCCCGGCGTGAACACGTCCTCCATCTCGTCGTACGTGCCCACGCTCAGCAACGACCCGCCGCCGAGATGCAGCACGCCGTTGTTCGTCATGGTGCCCACGTTGCGGACCCACGCGCCCGGCTGCAGGACCACGGTGCCCGAGTTGGTCCAGTTGCCGACGACGGACAGCGATGAAGCGGCGTACGACGGCGTCGGCTCGGTCGTCGGGACATCGAGGCTGGGGCCGACGAAGAGACCGCCCGCGACGTTGCTGAAGAAGGTGCCGCTGGTGCCCTGGACACCGGTTCGCGAAGGATCGGGGATCCAGCCAATCACCTCGTCGTAGGTCCCGGCTTCGCCGCCCACGCCGCCGAGGACGATGACGTCGCCGCCGAGCAGCACCGTGGCGGCCGGTGACGTCGTCGAGATGCTGACCATCCCGCCCGCGCCACCCGTGCCGCCGACCGCACTGCCACCCCCGTCGGAGAATCCGCCGCTGCCGCCGCTCGCGCTGAAGGAGCCCAGGAGCTGCGAGGGGCCACTCGCCTGGACCTGGATGGTGCCGCCCGCACCGCCGGCGCCGCCGCGGTCGCCCGCCGCGGTACCGTACGTCTGGCCGCCGGATCCGCCTTCGCTGTCGATGTACGTGCCGTAGACGAACGTCTCGGTGTCGGGGTCGCCCCCCTCGGCGCTGGCGAAGACGCCGCCACCGTTCGCGCGGAGCGTGATCGATCCGCCGGCGCCACCGGTGCCGCCGACGCTGGCGTGGGCGCCGCCCCAGCCGCCGTTCGCGATGATGGACAAGCCGTCCAGGTGCAGGTCGCCCGTCCCCGCCGTCAGCGAGATCGAGCCGCCCTTGCCACCCTGGCCGCCCGCGGCCGGGCCCGAGCCGCCGTCGCCACCGGAGGCATAGATGTCGGAGACCGACAGGGTGCCTCCGGACGTCAGCGTCACGTTGCCGCCGTTGCCACCGTTGCCCGCGTCGGCATAGCCGCCGGAAGCGTCGATCGACCCGACCGCCACGTTGCCCGCGGCCGAAACTTGCACCGAGCCGCCGTTGCCGGCCATGCCGGCGCCGCTGTCACTGCCATAGGCGTCGATCCAGCCCTGCACCGACACGTTGCCGCCGGTCGATCGCAGCAGCACGCTGCCGCCGCCGCCGCCCGAGGCCATGCTGCTGTCGCCGCCGCTGGCCGACACCGCGGTCCCGTAGAACGACGTCGCCGCCGCGACAAGTGCGGGGCTCTCGCCGGAGGTCAGGACCACGTCGCCCGCCGCCGTCACGCTCAGCGAACCTGCGTTGCCCCCGGCGGCGCTGCCATAGCCGCCATCGAGCCAGATCGTTCCCAACTGCACGCCGCCGCCGGCCGTGACCGTGACGGCGCCGCCGTGGCCGCCGTTGCCGGCGTAGCCGGAGCCGCCCGTGGCATCGATGCCATCCCGGACGACCACGTTGCCGCCCGACGAGGACAGGCTGACGACCGCGCCGACGCCACTGCCTTGCATGCCGCTGCCGCCTTGCGCGGAGATGCTGCCCATGTCGATGCCGGCCGCGCCTGCGGCCACCACCTTGCCGCCGGCGCCGCCGACACCGTCCGGGCTGTAGCCCCCGCTGACGTCCACCCAGCCGACGTTCAAGTTGCCGCTGCCGGACGCGAGGCTGACGGTGCCCCCGCTGCCGCCGTAGTAGCCGCCCATCGACCTGATCGAATCGATGGACACGTCGCCGGTCGCCGTGGTGACCATGATGTTGCCGCCGTTGCGCGGGACGCTGGAATCGGGTGCAACGCCGGACGCGTCCAGGTAGCCGCCGAAGACACCGGTACCGGCCGACAGCAACAGGTCGCCGCCGTGGGCACCCATGCTGCCGATCGCCCCGCCGTAGGTGCTGATCTCCGTGTAGTTGATCGTGCCGCCCGCGGTCAGGTCCACCGAGCCCAGGTTCACCGGGCTGGACTGGTACTTGCCGAACGTGCGGATGGCAGCCTGCGCGTCGATGTTGCCGGCGGCATGGATGCTCAGCGCATCGACCCAGACCGACGCTTCCGCGTCGACCCGCACGCTGCCCGAACCCGCGGCCGCGCTGGCGGCGTTGTTCGTGACGTGGATCTCGCCCTGGAGGCCCGGCAGGAACCCATCCGCCAGCCAGTTGTCCATCGCCTTGATGGTCAGCAGGTCGGCCTTGTTGGTGAAGGTCAGCACCGGCGCCGAGGCGGCCAGTGCCTGCACGCTGTTGCCGACGTGGGTGAGGTTGGCCATGCCATAGCTGGACGAGACCATCAGTTCCCTGGCGGTGATCGCAGCGGTCTGGCTCATGCCCACGCCCGACCCGTCGTCGCCGTAGGAGATCAGCGCCATCTGGTCGGCCTGCAGCGCGCCACCGATCGACAGCGTGCGCCCGTTGACGGCCATCGCGCCGCCGGAGGACAACGCGCGGCCGATCACGACGTCGCCATCGCTCGCCGACAGGAGCACCGAGTCGGTGGCCGAGATGGCGGCGCCGCTGCCCAGCACGAGGTCGCCGGTGGACGACTGCCGCAGTTCGAGGTTGCGGCCGTTGAAGCCGAAGGTGCCGCCGCCGAGCGAGAAGCCATCGACGGCCCGGAAATCGCTGCCGGCCCCGAAGCCGGTACTGCCGCCGGTCTGGCTGAAGTTGGAGGCCGCGAGCGATGCGCCGGACGCCGACAGCGTGCCGCTGTTGGTCAGCGTGTCGGTCACCACCAGGGACGAGCCCGCCCCCAGCACGAGGTTGCCTGCGTTGGTGAACGCCCGCACCGATTCGAGGGCGACGCTGCCCGCCGGATCGAGCGACCGCGCCAGCAGCGTCCCGCCGCTTTCGACGCGCGTCTCGCCCGTGCCGCGTTGGCCGGCCTGGAAGGACACCAGCAGCGAGGGCGGGGGCGGCGGCAGCGTGGGCGTCGGCGACGGCACGGGCGGGATGCGGGTTTCGAACGTGGTGGTGCCGTTGCGCACCACGATGTCGTTCCATGCGCTGAGCGTGAGGGTGCCGCTGCCGGCCGCGTCACGGTAGATCGTCGCGCCCTCGAGGTAGATGTCGCCAAGCGTGGCCGACCCGGTGCTGGCGCCGCTCGTCTGCACCAGGACGTTGGTGCTGCCGCCGGCATTGAGGGCCGCGTTGATGGTGCTGTCCCAGACCACGGACGTGCTGCCGTCGTCCGCGGTGCTGAAGTAGCCATCACCGGAGTAGTTCTCGGCCGGCGCCGGCGCCGCCGACGGGGCCGGCGCCGCGATGATGCGCAGGTCGTCCGGATCGAGCAGCCAGGTGCCGGCCGCGCCGCGCGCCGCCGAGGCCTGCACACTGGCACCGCGCACGTCCAGGTACCGCTTGCCTGACGTCTCGACGAAGCCGCCGTCGCCGCCGTTCGCGCCGGCGTTGGCCTGGATCGTGCCGTGCATGCGCGTGGTGTCGTCGGCCCACACGATCACCTTGCCGCCGTTGCCCGCCTCCGTGGCGTTCGCGCGCAGCGTCGCGGCCTGGTCCACGTAGGTGACCTGCGCGTTCTGCACGCTGGCGTTCTTGCCCTGGTAGTCGCCGCCGACGCGGATCTGGCCGCCGCCGGCAGTGTTGGACGTGTCGATCGTCGCGCCCGCGAGCACGCCGACCTTGGCGCCGAGCACGTCGGCCTGGCCCCCCTGGCCCGCCGCACCCTGGGCGCGGATGGCGCCGTCGGCGATCGCCGTGCCGGCAGCCTTGAGCACCACGCGGCCGCCTTCGGTCGTCACGGCCTGGGCCTGGATCAGGCCGCTGTGGCGCAGCGTGCCGGCGAACACGCCGACCGCGTCGCCCTGCAGCGTGCCCAGGTTCACCGCCTGGTCGGTCGGCGCCTGCACCTCGAACACGATGCCCTCCAGCCCGCGGCCGGTGACTTCGACCTTCTGCCCCGCGGCCAGCACGGTGGCGCCTTGCGGCGTCTGCACCAGCGCCGACGGGCCGGTCTGCACGTCCTGGCCGATCAGCACCACGTCGCCGCTGTGCGCGATGACCTTGCCGTCCACGCGCAGCAGGCCGCCTGCGCCGCCCTCGAACCGCAGGCGTCCCGCGGCCAGATCGGCATCGGCCATGCGGAGCGTCGACGCCGTGAAGCCGGCGGTGTCGACCACCGCGCCGGCACCGACGGTGATGCCGGCCGGGTTGACCAGCACCAGCCGGCCGTTGGAGCCCAGCGTGCCGTAGATCGCGCTGGGGTTGGCGCCGGTGACGCGGTTGATCGAGAGGCTGGCCGCGTCGGGCTGCGCGAAGAAGGTGGTGGTGCCGCCGGGCACCGAGAAGCTCTGCCAGTTGATCGCCGAGAAGCCGCCCTTGCCGTTGGTGGTCGTGATCGTCTGCACGCTGCCCTGTTGCGTGACCGCCATCCCGCCCACCACCGCGCTGCCTCCGGCGGCCTGCGCCTGCGCGGCCATCGGCGCGAAGCCGGCGGCGAGCGCCAGGGCCAGCAGCAGCGGCCGGTGGCCGGCGGCGGCCGGGGCCGGAGCGGGCACGGGCGAAAGGCGACGGGCAGGCGTTCGACGGGACATGGCGGGCTCTCGATCTGGTCGGCGGGTTCGGGGGGCGCAGGGTCGGCGGACGGCACCGGGCTGCAGCCGGCACGCGGAGCGTGCTCGACAGTAAGGCCACGGTAGCATACCGTTACAGCGACACCAAGGCTCTTCTGCACGAGGCAGGATGCCGTCCTTCGAGTGCCGGCGCGGAATGCGGCAAAGTTCACGATCGCGCCTTCCCACCCCTCCATGTCCATCTTCATCAGCATCGCGTCGTACTGCGACCCTGTCCTGCCGTTCACCCTGGCCCGGGCCCACGACACCGCCGCCCGCCCGCAGGACCTGCACCTGGGCGTGATCGACCAGAGCCCCAG includes the following:
- a CDS encoding aminotransferase class III-fold pyridoxal phosphate-dependent enzyme produces the protein MAYNDFNMENQWLPFTPNRAFRKEPRVFVKADGMEFTTHDGRKVIDGISSLWCVGAGHNRKPINDAIKEQLDTLDYATAFQISNDKAFKAAEMIAAMAPGDLDKVLFCNSGSEAADTSMKVALAYHRARGEGHRNLFIGREKGYHGVGFGGMSVGGIPANRKVFGTSLLPRVDHMRFIHDPVNHAYIHNEEPVWKEDPLLELEQRILPLHDPSNVAAIIVEPIAGSAGWYIPPKGYLKRLREICDKHGILLIFDEVITGFGRMGTNFAADYFGVVPDMLNFAKCVTNGVIPLGGVICSQKIYDAMMKTDAPEHVVEFFHGYTYSGHPVACAAAVATLNLFQQEALFQRAGEMGKVLGDAFHSTFKGLPNVIGIRSLGHAAAVELAPIAGAPGKRAYEIFLECFRNGSLVRPAGDVLVIAPPYIVEKSHIDTLVNTLADAIRKHA
- a CDS encoding AbrB family transcriptional regulator encodes the protein MTPSLPVRTAGTLALAFGASVLCLWLRTPLPWVLGPLVATAVVSVLGAPTASWTPLRNAGQWVIGAVLGLYFTPQVTALVGRLWWAVLLSIAWSLVLGWLFGRWLGHAVRGRLEGTPQQQRATSYFAGAIGGASEMTLLAERAGARTDLVAAAHSLRLLIVTITIPVALAWSGLHGLDPTQPGARVVDPGGLALLALATGAGCWLLARTGRANPWFIGALLVAMGLTMADVTLSAVPQSLTNAAQLVIGVSLGVRFRREFVHTAPLWLLAVAAGTVVMLVVCALFGAGLGWLAGLHPATMVLGTSPGGIAEMAITAKVLQLGVPVVTAFQVCRLVAVLVLLEPLHRHGWLR
- a CDS encoding LysR substrate-binding domain-containing protein; translated protein: MARIPPIQCLLTFEALARLRSVTQAAEELCVTPSAVSHRVRQLEQILGTKLFGRSDFSLTTDGSEYLAHVREGLASLERFPGRDGGTGKRKLRVAVTPTFARSILMPRLRSFFDAYPEIDLTLQVSIPLLDVVAEDADLTIRFGTGRYADVEHLCLLTDEVTPLCSPGFLREHGPFDTLDDLVQARLLKSPLEPWRTWFLAHGQDAGEPAEGSSFNDIGLMCDAAALGLGIALVRLKLGQPWLESGALVRVSPRSVPSPHAHYLCWRTGTMERWECAAFADWLRASVA
- the purU gene encoding formyltetrahydrofolate deformylase codes for the protein MSDAYILTLSCPDKPGIVHAVSGFLLERGGNIEEAAQYNDHGTGLFFMRVRFACGALTGEDLRAHLAQFAEPYGMQWKLHASSKPMRTVIFVSREGHCLNDLLFRWKSGLLPVDIAAIVSNHRDFYQLAASYNVPFHHTPVTADTKAKAKVEARQFEIIESERAELVVLARYMQILSDDLCRKLSGRAINIHHSFLPSFKGAKPYYQAHDRGVKLIGATAHYVTADLDEGPIIEQDVARVDHAHTVEHLTAVGRDTESQVLARAVKWHSEHRVLLNGHRTVIFR
- a CDS encoding DUF4197 domain-containing protein, with the protein product MQRRSFAIALATTPVLVLPPAFVHAQALASLTDADATKGLKTALELGATTAVKLLGKQDGFWANPKVRIPLPDALQQASKLLKAMGRKQQVQDLELAINRAAENAVPLAKNLLVNAVKTMSVTDAKNILTGGETSVTTFFADRTRSPLTTQFLPVVKQATSKVGLAAKYDQLAGQAAGIGLLRKEDASIDQYVTRKALDGLYLVIGDEEKKIRRDPVGTGSAILEKVFGAIR
- a CDS encoding FAD-linked oxidase C-terminal domain-containing protein, with translation MNAPLDPAVASQAAQLERVLPALRKVLPNHALLWHDEETRPYECDGLTAYRQRPMAVALPETEAQVQGVLRACHALGVPVVARGAGTGLSGGAMPHREGVTLSLAKFNRIKSIDPASRTAVVECGVRNLAISEAAAAYGLYYAPDPSSQIACTIGGNVAENSGGVHCLKYGLTLHNVLKVRGFTADGEPVTFGSDALDTSGFDLMGVLVGSEGMLAVTTEVTVKLVPKPQLARCIMASFDDLRKAGDAVAAVIAAGIIPAGLEMMDKPMTAAVEDFVHAGYDLQAEAILLCESDGTPEEVEEEIGRMSEVLRGAGATAIAVSRDEAERLRFWSGRKNAFPASGRISPDYMCMDSTIPRKRLADILLAIQDMEKKYGLRCANVFHAGDGNLHPLILFDANDPDQLHRCELFGADILETSVAMGGTVTGEHGVGVEKLNSMCVQFAPEEREQMLGIKRAFDARGLLNPGKVIPTLQRCAEYGKLLVRGNRLPHPDLPRF